The following are from one region of the Microbacterium paraoxydans genome:
- a CDS encoding restriction endonuclease subunit S: MASSGWASFQPTGGHAQIRRVSAVVNGGTPPPDALNWGGEIPWATPVDLNTADGSVLHSTLRTITAQGLASGSSLVPVGSVILSTRAPIGYSVLSGSPVAFNQGCKALIPTLAVDPHFLLLVMQAAKSELSRRGQGTTFLELSSMALGSVEIPLVPVSEQREIVSYLIRETAEIDAFIADQEELIALLTERRAATITHAVTKGVDPDAPMNDSGVEWLGDVPQDWAVAPLKWRARLVTGGTPKAANDFSEVSGLPWFRPEDLDVSGRNSVASRSISTVGEKELRSFPASSTLICTIGATLGKAGAIGSEGYSNQQITAVIPRTDNPRFIYYTMVAARTEIVRLSVGNTLPIINNDRMGVLRIPIPPSDYQHRIADYLDHETAELDATIADASEAIALSKERRAALISAAVTGKIDARGLV, encoded by the coding sequence GTGGCGTCGAGTGGTTGGGCGAGCTTCCAGCCCACTGGGGGCCACGCCCAGATTCGTCGAGTGTCGGCAGTTGTGAACGGAGGCACCCCGCCTCCGGACGCTTTGAACTGGGGCGGCGAGATTCCCTGGGCGACGCCAGTGGACCTGAACACGGCCGACGGGAGCGTGCTTCACTCCACGCTTCGAACTATCACGGCACAGGGGCTGGCATCCGGCTCATCCCTTGTTCCGGTGGGATCGGTGATCTTGTCAACTCGCGCTCCCATCGGATATTCGGTCTTGTCCGGGTCGCCGGTAGCTTTCAATCAGGGATGCAAGGCACTCATTCCCACGCTCGCAGTTGACCCGCATTTCTTGCTGCTTGTGATGCAGGCCGCAAAGAGTGAACTTAGCCGCCGCGGTCAGGGGACGACGTTCTTGGAGTTGTCGTCGATGGCGCTTGGATCTGTCGAGATTCCACTTGTCCCCGTTTCAGAACAGCGCGAGATCGTAAGTTACCTGATTCGGGAGACGGCGGAGATCGACGCGTTCATCGCGGACCAAGAAGAGCTCATCGCGCTCCTCACCGAGCGACGCGCCGCGACCATCACTCACGCTGTGACCAAGGGCGTCGACCCCGACGCCCCCATGAACGACAGCGGAGTTGAGTGGCTCGGCGACGTTCCGCAGGACTGGGCAGTTGCTCCATTGAAGTGGCGGGCTCGGTTAGTCACAGGGGGAACACCAAAAGCCGCAAATGACTTCAGTGAAGTTTCGGGTCTCCCGTGGTTTCGCCCGGAGGATCTGGATGTTTCCGGCCGAAATTCGGTAGCGTCTCGATCTATCTCTACTGTGGGGGAAAAAGAGCTGCGATCTTTCCCTGCGAGCTCAACCCTCATTTGCACTATTGGAGCCACTCTCGGCAAAGCGGGAGCGATTGGGAGCGAGGGGTACAGCAACCAGCAGATAACCGCGGTAATTCCTCGGACTGACAACCCTCGATTCATCTATTACACTATGGTCGCGGCGCGTACCGAGATCGTTCGACTATCGGTGGGAAACACGCTGCCGATCATAAACAATGACCGGATGGGCGTCTTGCGGATCCCCATCCCGCCAAGCGATTACCAACATAGAATCGCGGATTACCTCGACCACGAGACAGCCGAGCTCGATGCGACCATCGCCGACGCGAGCGAAGCTATCGCGCTCTCGAAGGAACGGCGGGCGGCGCTCATCTCCGCGGCGGTCACCGGCAAGATCGACGCGCGCGGTCTCGTATAG
- a CDS encoding metallophosphoesterase family protein — protein MDGSMRAVEHTPMIDLPDARVAVCGDWHGNTCWLRSLAPAIRNMSPDITTILQVGDWWMDLGFSDRVFKDAGIERVLVTLGNHEPWPHINPVLDAYPGEAVRVSERTWLLPRPYRLLIGGRQILSMGGATSVDRAWRKAGTEWWPDEAITERHVESALAGGPADVMIAHETPAATPVRAVRELLRTNPFGFPAEALVESAASRARITRVWDAVRPDLLLHGHMHVPGGGTTTDGRRVISLGQDEQRGHLAFLDLATLTIETPSLREIRDASARGDHTRHLGWG, from the coding sequence ATGGACGGTTCGATGCGAGCGGTCGAGCACACGCCGATGATCGACCTCCCGGACGCGCGTGTAGCCGTCTGTGGAGACTGGCACGGGAACACTTGCTGGTTGCGGTCGCTTGCACCTGCCATCCGGAATATGTCACCGGACATCACGACCATCCTGCAGGTTGGTGACTGGTGGATGGATCTCGGATTCAGCGACCGGGTCTTCAAGGACGCTGGAATCGAGCGGGTGCTCGTCACGCTCGGCAATCACGAACCATGGCCACACATCAACCCGGTCTTAGACGCCTACCCTGGTGAGGCGGTTCGGGTCTCCGAGCGCACGTGGCTTCTGCCTCGGCCCTACCGGCTCCTCATCGGTGGACGACAGATTCTGTCCATGGGCGGGGCCACGTCGGTGGACAGAGCGTGGCGCAAAGCGGGCACGGAGTGGTGGCCAGACGAGGCAATCACGGAGAGGCATGTCGAATCCGCGTTGGCTGGCGGCCCAGCGGACGTCATGATCGCGCACGAAACCCCGGCGGCTACTCCTGTGCGCGCAGTGAGAGAGCTCCTGCGCACCAACCCGTTCGGTTTCCCCGCCGAGGCTCTTGTCGAGTCAGCAGCGTCCCGTGCTCGAATCACTCGAGTGTGGGACGCTGTCCGACCCGATCTTCTTCTCCATGGGCACATGCACGTCCCCGGCGGCGGAACAACGACCGACGGCCGCCGCGTGATCAGCCTCGGGCAGGACGAGCAGCGGGGACACCTGGCATTCCTTGACCTCGCGACGCTCACCATCGAAACGCCCAGCCTCCGCGAAATCCGAGACGCCAGCGCACGCGGAGACCACACTCGTCACCTGGGTTGGGGATGA
- a CDS encoding SIR2 family protein encodes MKITPGVELPEELLAAARAGELVLFVGAGASMGGESDLPDFNELARQVAGRVGVVFDGKEPADAFLGRLSNEFPYVRDIARDIIARPSSSANDTHRGIACLAASTSASVVTTNYDEHITAAAAAENLVLGETFNAPAVPLARSFRGVVHLHGAVSRPTDDLVLTDADFGRAYLTDGWARRFVQDLFTNRTVLFIGYSHNDVVVTYLARGLPPNTRRFVLTDKPENPRWNDLRIEAIGYSSADGHKALPEALDAWATLQRMGHLDHHERVRSIVRGGPPKIPDEADYLAYAITVPSGVRAFAKSATGPEWLRWAETQPSFQQLFDPDIEMSDSARVLTGWFSENYAMEPDRADLAMRVFARHGPLVNPYLRYELSVRSARMPKEHSRLARQWALVVSAAMSTADRTREFWFQTYGHEDLSSSELLPFVREAVAARLTLAEERSWFSEEDTDESTRLKFGIEWIGDKSDMGRLLERVRADLVPVAAQVVQLLEQALSNAYEILDAFDANHFDSWSFRRSAIEPHAQDEHRDIEDELIDTLRDAASIQQRVDASIRPRWLSSPHALLRRLAVHLLREDDARTANQKIEELLQGRGVYDRHLKHEVFTLVASTAAELDEIARGKFLAAVLEGPPAFNTDEETNARLRERVMFDLLEWTSRYVSGWKELEAELSNIRAGRPEIGVRPHADFDSWMESGTWGGNPPMDTSAFVELAQRESAGAAIRALMNHDFSERNFDGSSIADTCTVITAAVRSHPELGKPLVDALVPTPFMNQQDLLAAVLEGWENGSLDDTEADVAATTTDSLYSRGDLVRPTARLCLSLVNRETGSRPEPLLTLTDKLINSIWTDEAEQYETGSWTDPLTEALNTWPGAYAQYWMHRISLRWRMSDSWDGFSDDEKASLDSILNDFGPAHRPALAILATDLRFLFAADDAFVTSKVFPLFDPTAGGDRATLMWSAFLHNPRVDDALLDAGFWEVLVRGRAANGGAAQRDFGQQYWRLIAAASIYSSAQAIDRSALLQQLSLPTDQPDLLRLLEALRAEVSDLELDRRPTAWGWIQTEWQSRIDSVSGGQSPEERTAWGDLGLALGELAPQSLIVSAAAPGPLSRDSAYSDIPEPVLRAHAEEFVRDATRRGQLTTTADWSVQHELSSLFAVVGSLTPPKVQRAFAEVAVGLGIHQAASWTT; translated from the coding sequence ATGAAGATCACCCCAGGTGTCGAGCTCCCTGAAGAGCTCCTCGCTGCAGCCCGGGCGGGCGAACTGGTGCTGTTTGTTGGCGCCGGCGCATCGATGGGCGGGGAGTCCGATCTTCCGGACTTCAATGAGTTGGCTCGGCAAGTAGCCGGGAGAGTCGGCGTCGTCTTCGATGGCAAGGAACCGGCCGACGCATTCCTTGGCCGACTGTCGAATGAATTCCCCTATGTGCGCGACATCGCGCGCGACATCATCGCGCGCCCCTCATCCTCCGCGAACGATACTCACCGGGGGATTGCTTGCCTAGCCGCGTCGACCTCGGCCTCCGTGGTCACGACCAACTACGACGAACACATCACGGCAGCAGCAGCAGCAGAGAACCTCGTCCTGGGGGAGACTTTCAACGCTCCGGCGGTGCCTCTCGCGCGTAGTTTTCGCGGTGTGGTTCACCTTCATGGGGCCGTGTCCCGCCCAACTGACGACCTCGTCCTGACGGACGCAGACTTCGGTCGCGCCTACCTCACCGACGGTTGGGCGAGACGATTCGTGCAGGATCTCTTCACCAACCGAACTGTTCTGTTCATCGGTTACAGCCACAACGACGTGGTTGTTACGTACCTGGCGCGAGGCCTCCCCCCGAATACCCGTCGATTCGTGCTCACCGACAAGCCCGAGAACCCGCGGTGGAACGATCTTCGGATCGAAGCGATTGGTTATTCGTCTGCTGACGGCCACAAGGCTCTGCCCGAAGCCCTGGACGCATGGGCGACTCTCCAGCGAATGGGCCACCTAGATCATCACGAACGAGTCCGTTCTATCGTTCGGGGCGGCCCACCGAAGATCCCCGACGAGGCCGACTACCTCGCGTATGCCATCACCGTCCCGTCCGGCGTGCGCGCGTTCGCAAAGTCCGCTACCGGTCCCGAGTGGTTACGTTGGGCGGAGACGCAACCATCGTTCCAACAATTGTTCGACCCTGACATTGAAATGTCCGACAGCGCGCGAGTGCTCACCGGATGGTTCTCGGAAAACTACGCAATGGAACCCGACCGAGCCGATCTCGCAATGCGAGTGTTCGCCCGACATGGACCACTCGTCAACCCATACCTTCGATACGAACTTAGCGTTCGCAGCGCCAGGATGCCGAAGGAGCACTCGCGTCTCGCGCGGCAGTGGGCGCTCGTCGTCTCAGCCGCGATGAGCACAGCCGACCGAACGCGCGAGTTCTGGTTTCAAACGTACGGACACGAGGACCTATCGTCGTCAGAGCTCCTCCCATTCGTGCGCGAGGCCGTCGCTGCACGCCTTACTCTGGCCGAAGAGCGGTCATGGTTCTCCGAGGAAGACACGGACGAGTCGACGCGATTGAAGTTCGGCATCGAGTGGATTGGCGACAAGTCCGACATGGGCCGCCTACTGGAGCGTGTCCGGGCGGATCTCGTCCCGGTCGCTGCGCAGGTAGTTCAGCTACTGGAGCAAGCCCTCTCCAATGCCTACGAGATCCTTGACGCGTTCGATGCGAACCACTTCGACAGTTGGTCCTTTCGTCGCTCAGCCATCGAACCGCACGCCCAGGACGAACACCGCGACATCGAGGACGAGCTCATAGACACTCTTCGCGATGCAGCCTCCATACAACAGCGCGTAGATGCATCGATTCGACCAAGGTGGCTTTCCAGCCCACACGCTCTACTTCGCCGACTCGCCGTTCACCTGTTGCGGGAAGATGACGCCCGCACCGCGAACCAGAAGATCGAGGAGCTTCTGCAAGGACGTGGAGTCTACGACCGCCATCTCAAGCACGAAGTCTTCACGCTCGTCGCCTCGACCGCGGCCGAACTCGACGAAATCGCCAGAGGTAAGTTCCTGGCCGCTGTGCTCGAAGGGCCGCCCGCGTTCAACACGGACGAAGAAACCAACGCTCGTCTCCGAGAACGCGTGATGTTCGACCTACTTGAATGGACCTCGAGGTACGTTTCCGGCTGGAAGGAGCTCGAGGCGGAACTCAGCAACATCCGGGCCGGTCGCCCAGAGATCGGCGTCCGTCCCCACGCCGATTTCGATTCCTGGATGGAGTCCGGCACCTGGGGCGGTAACCCACCGATGGACACGAGCGCCTTCGTTGAGCTGGCTCAAAGAGAAAGCGCCGGGGCCGCAATCCGCGCCCTGATGAACCACGACTTCAGTGAGCGCAACTTCGACGGCTCGAGCATCGCGGATACGTGCACAGTTATCACGGCAGCGGTCCGATCTCATCCCGAACTAGGTAAGCCGCTCGTCGATGCGCTGGTTCCTACACCGTTCATGAATCAGCAGGACCTCCTCGCCGCCGTACTCGAGGGCTGGGAAAACGGGAGCCTAGACGATACTGAGGCGGATGTCGCGGCGACGACAACTGACTCGCTCTATTCTCGCGGGGACCTCGTACGACCGACCGCCCGCCTCTGCCTCTCGCTGGTGAACCGCGAAACCGGCAGTAGACCAGAGCCCTTGCTCACCCTGACCGACAAACTCATCAACTCGATCTGGACCGACGAAGCAGAACAGTATGAGACCGGCTCGTGGACCGACCCCCTTACTGAGGCCCTAAACACATGGCCGGGAGCATACGCCCAATACTGGATGCATCGGATCAGCCTTCGCTGGCGAATGAGCGACAGTTGGGACGGGTTCAGCGACGACGAGAAAGCCAGTCTCGACTCGATCCTCAATGACTTCGGGCCGGCCCATCGGCCTGCACTAGCTATCCTCGCTACTGATCTCCGTTTCCTTTTCGCCGCCGACGACGCTTTCGTCACATCGAAGGTGTTCCCTCTCTTTGACCCAACGGCCGGTGGTGACCGTGCAACGCTGATGTGGAGTGCCTTCCTCCACAACCCTCGAGTCGACGACGCACTTCTCGACGCAGGATTCTGGGAGGTACTTGTCCGCGGGCGCGCTGCGAACGGCGGGGCTGCACAGCGTGACTTCGGTCAGCAGTATTGGAGACTGATAGCTGCCGCGTCGATCTACTCCTCAGCTCAGGCCATCGACCGATCTGCACTGCTCCAGCAACTCTCGTTGCCCACGGACCAGCCGGATCTTCTTCGCCTCCTTGAAGCACTTCGGGCAGAGGTCTCAGACCTAGAGCTCGACCGACGTCCGACCGCTTGGGGATGGATCCAGACCGAGTGGCAGTCGCGTATCGACTCCGTCAGCGGGGGTCAGTCCCCAGAAGAACGCACAGCGTGGGGTGACCTCGGACTCGCCCTCGGCGAACTTGCGCCTCAGTCGCTCATCGTTAGCGCGGCCGCTCCTGGCCCGCTTTCGCGTGACAGCGCGTATTCGGACATTCCCGAGCCGGTACTACGCGCTCACGCTGAGGAGTTCGTGCGTGATGCCACCCGTCGTGGTCAGCTCACGACGACTGCTGATTGGTCTGTTCAACACGAGCTCAGCTCCCTGTTTGCCGTCGTTGGCTCACTAACCCCACCAAAGGTGCAGCGAGCCTTTGCTGAGGTCGCCGTTGGCTTGGGAATCCATCAAGCCGCGAGTTGGACGACGTAG
- a CDS encoding type I restriction endonuclease subunit R: protein MAIQHEDAFETELCEHLAAHGWEYSANADGYDRGRALFPADVFAWLETTQPEQLEKLVKPGASETSRDLGRKQILDRIAAAQGNDTMNGGGTLNVLKSSVGVLNAKFSLFQARPATSLNTTTVERFAANRLRVMRQVTYSTKHANRIDLVLFVNGIPVSTIELKTDLTQNLAAGLKQYAQDRKPEGEPLLTFGRGALVHFVVTNEEVHMTTKLDGPNTRFLPFNRGKNNGAGNAALPGTSPTAYFWEEILERGTWLDLIGRFLHYRFTEKTDPIDGKKTYDKALRFPRYHQWRAVSKLERAVLAEGPGHNYLIQHSAGSGKTDSIAWAAHRMAQLHDAGGHKVFDGVIVVSDRQVLDGQLQRAVEQLETTAGVFEPITRGGDASKSKQLAEALLAGKQIIGVTLQTFPHALDTIEKNTGLAGRNYAVIADEAHSSQSGEAAASLKQVLTAGALDSGDDTVDAEDVLADVMARKVGIGRISFLAFTATPKGKTVELFGRADEAGVKQAFDLYSMKQAIEEGFILDVLKNYLPYDLAFTLAHKDSATGVDVEVDTAKAGSEVMRWVRLHPTNIAQKVAVIVEHFRTNVRSELGGRAKAMVVTGSRKEAVRYKLAIDAYLKEHKLDGQLGALVAFSGSVVDEASGPDEFTEASLNPGLKGRSLEAAFGGDEFQVMIVANKFQTGFDQPLLVGMYVDKKLSGITAVQTLSRLNRVIPGKENTYVIDFVNDPAEILAAFQVYYEEAELTEPSDPNIIHDMLGKLRSMNIIDPHDVDAVVNAWLTKTRHNALYSHIKASRDVFWDRWNAAVDASDDLDKARLEEFRGTVFAFVRAYDFLSQIMDYGDTDIEKWAIFLRVYRRVIERHDADPAAVNTDEIVLTHYRLRRLDAQNLGLTSGSAGELSGITAAGSAQPREAKYGLLQDVIDKINTLFAGTDVDEVNGVSAAETILRHVVDNPKIQAEAMANTPIDFETSPTIVAELEDVMYASAAGHSNAMKALLQKSDFRSIVNVLVAMGLYEKTRDEAERAAAAG from the coding sequence GTGGCGATTCAGCATGAGGACGCATTCGAAACCGAGCTGTGTGAGCACTTGGCTGCTCACGGGTGGGAGTATTCAGCCAACGCCGACGGGTACGACCGTGGGCGGGCATTGTTCCCGGCGGATGTGTTCGCGTGGCTTGAAACGACGCAGCCGGAGCAGCTTGAAAAGTTGGTGAAACCAGGCGCATCCGAGACGTCGAGGGACTTGGGGCGTAAGCAGATCCTTGACCGTATCGCGGCGGCGCAGGGCAACGACACGATGAATGGCGGTGGCACGCTCAATGTGCTGAAGTCGTCGGTGGGTGTGTTGAACGCGAAGTTTTCGTTGTTCCAGGCGCGTCCGGCAACGTCACTGAATACGACAACCGTGGAGCGGTTCGCGGCCAATCGCCTCCGGGTGATGCGCCAGGTGACTTACTCTACGAAACACGCAAACCGGATCGACCTGGTTCTCTTCGTCAACGGCATCCCGGTATCGACTATCGAGCTGAAGACCGACCTCACGCAGAATCTCGCCGCGGGGCTGAAGCAGTACGCCCAGGACCGCAAGCCTGAGGGAGAGCCACTGCTCACCTTCGGCCGCGGCGCGCTCGTACATTTCGTCGTGACGAACGAAGAAGTGCACATGACGACGAAGCTGGACGGTCCGAACACGCGATTCTTGCCGTTCAACCGAGGGAAGAACAACGGAGCGGGCAACGCGGCACTGCCGGGTACGAGCCCGACCGCGTACTTCTGGGAAGAGATCCTCGAGCGGGGCACGTGGCTCGACCTCATCGGACGGTTCCTGCACTACCGGTTCACGGAGAAGACCGACCCCATCGACGGGAAGAAGACATACGACAAGGCGCTCCGCTTCCCGCGGTACCACCAGTGGCGTGCAGTGTCGAAGCTCGAGCGAGCCGTGCTCGCGGAGGGGCCCGGCCATAACTACCTGATTCAGCATTCGGCGGGGTCGGGCAAGACAGACTCAATCGCGTGGGCCGCGCATCGGATGGCGCAGTTGCATGACGCCGGCGGACACAAGGTGTTTGACGGGGTCATCGTCGTCTCCGACCGGCAGGTGCTGGATGGGCAGCTGCAGCGCGCGGTGGAGCAGCTCGAGACGACAGCAGGCGTGTTCGAACCCATCACACGGGGTGGTGACGCCTCCAAGTCGAAGCAGCTCGCTGAGGCCCTGCTGGCGGGTAAGCAGATCATCGGCGTGACCCTGCAGACCTTCCCCCACGCGCTCGACACCATCGAAAAGAACACCGGGCTCGCCGGTCGCAACTACGCGGTCATCGCCGATGAGGCGCATTCGTCGCAGAGCGGCGAGGCCGCCGCGTCCCTGAAGCAGGTCCTCACCGCCGGGGCGCTGGATTCAGGCGATGACACCGTCGACGCTGAAGACGTGCTCGCCGATGTCATGGCGCGAAAGGTCGGGATCGGAAGGATCTCGTTCCTCGCGTTCACGGCGACGCCGAAAGGAAAGACTGTCGAGCTGTTCGGTCGGGCAGACGAAGCCGGCGTGAAGCAGGCTTTCGATCTGTACTCGATGAAGCAGGCCATCGAGGAGGGGTTCATCCTCGATGTGCTGAAGAACTACCTGCCCTACGACCTCGCCTTCACACTCGCGCACAAGGACTCGGCGACCGGCGTGGATGTCGAGGTCGACACCGCGAAGGCCGGAAGTGAGGTCATGCGTTGGGTGCGGCTGCATCCGACGAACATCGCGCAGAAGGTTGCGGTCATCGTCGAACACTTCCGCACGAACGTGCGAAGCGAGCTCGGCGGGCGGGCGAAAGCGATGGTGGTCACCGGGTCGCGGAAAGAGGCGGTGCGCTACAAGCTCGCCATCGACGCATACCTGAAGGAGCACAAGCTCGATGGACAGCTCGGAGCGCTCGTCGCGTTCTCCGGCTCGGTGGTGGACGAGGCCTCAGGGCCAGACGAATTCACTGAAGCATCCCTCAACCCGGGTCTCAAGGGCCGGTCGCTGGAGGCGGCGTTCGGTGGCGACGAGTTCCAGGTGATGATTGTCGCGAACAAGTTCCAGACTGGGTTCGACCAGCCTCTGCTCGTCGGAATGTATGTCGACAAGAAGCTGTCTGGCATCACCGCGGTGCAGACACTTTCGCGGCTGAACCGTGTGATTCCGGGCAAGGAGAACACGTACGTCATCGACTTCGTCAACGACCCCGCCGAGATCCTTGCTGCCTTCCAGGTGTACTACGAAGAGGCCGAGCTGACCGAGCCGTCGGACCCGAACATCATCCACGACATGCTCGGCAAGCTGCGCAGCATGAACATCATCGACCCGCACGATGTCGATGCTGTCGTGAACGCCTGGCTCACCAAGACTCGCCATAACGCGCTGTACTCGCACATCAAGGCGTCGCGCGACGTGTTCTGGGACAGATGGAATGCCGCCGTCGATGCGTCCGATGACCTCGACAAGGCGCGTCTGGAGGAGTTCCGGGGGACGGTGTTCGCGTTCGTCCGCGCCTACGACTTCCTGTCGCAGATCATGGACTACGGTGACACCGACATCGAGAAGTGGGCGATCTTCCTGCGCGTCTACCGCCGGGTCATCGAACGCCACGATGCAGACCCCGCTGCGGTCAACACCGACGAGATCGTCCTCACGCACTACCGGCTGCGGCGACTCGATGCCCAGAACCTGGGTCTCACATCAGGGTCGGCGGGCGAGCTGTCAGGAATCACCGCGGCCGGCTCCGCACAACCGCGCGAAGCGAAGTACGGGTTGTTGCAAGACGTCATCGACAAGATCAACACCCTGTTCGCCGGCACCGACGTAGATGAAGTCAACGGGGTCAGCGCGGCCGAGACGATCCTCCGCCACGTCGTCGACAACCCGAAGATCCAAGCGGAAGCAATGGCGAACACCCCCATCGACTTCGAGACCTCGCCGACCATCGTCGCCGAACTCGAAGACGTGATGTACGCATCTGCCGCCGGCCACAGCAACGCGATGAAGGCGCTGCTGCAAAAGAGCGACTTCAGATCCATCGTCAATGTGCTTGTCGCGATGGGCCTGTACGAAAAGACCCGCGACGAGGCGGAACGCGCCGCAGCCGCCGGGTAG
- a CDS encoding DDE-type integrase/transposase/recombinase yields MTELAEAGIPVTVTCRVLKLSRQPYYRWLATPITASEVAEAYRANALFDAHQDDPEFGHRLLAGEARDNGEAMSDRTAWRIASSNGWFSAFGKPKRGKNRRPGQPVHGDLCAVVDEHGRTRHVFAADAPNQLWLTDVTEHKTAEGKLYLCAIKDVFSGRIVGYSIDSRMKSRLAVQALDNAVAMRGDVAGCLVHSNSAPHPLCASW; encoded by the coding sequence GTGACAGAGCTCGCCGAAGCAGGGATCCCTGTGACGGTGACGTGCCGGGTTCTCAAGCTCTCCCGCCAGCCCTACTACCGCTGGCTGGCGACTCCCATCACCGCCAGCGAGGTCGCGGAGGCGTATCGCGCGAACGCGCTGTTCGACGCTCACCAGGACGACCCCGAGTTCGGACACCGGCTACTCGCCGGCGAGGCCCGCGACAACGGTGAGGCGATGTCGGACCGGACCGCGTGGCGGATCGCTTCCAGCAACGGCTGGTTCAGCGCATTCGGGAAACCCAAACGGGGCAAGAACCGCCGGCCCGGGCAGCCCGTTCACGGCGACCTGTGCGCCGTCGTCGACGAGCACGGCCGCACCCGGCACGTCTTCGCCGCCGATGCGCCGAACCAGCTGTGGCTCACGGACGTCACCGAGCACAAGACCGCCGAAGGCAAGCTCTACCTCTGCGCGATCAAGGACGTGTTCAGCGGCCGGATCGTCGGGTACTCAATCGACTCGCGGATGAAGTCCCGTTTGGCCGTCCAGGCGCTCGACAACGCCGTCGCCATGCGCGGCGACGTCGCCGGCTGCCTAGTCCACTCCAACTCCGCGCCCCATCCGCTGTGCGCATCATGGTGA